In the genome of Enterococcus hirae ATCC 9790, one region contains:
- a CDS encoding adhesive domain-containing protein — protein MLHKKRKQIQQVIFLLLTLLSVLAQTNVVQAVSLNLFGTTTATNNSQTSPNAPFLNRVNVPVTFLIEGKNGISAGVITTGDKYAILEAPTEMVGYIQPNGNATVQTTVTVPLSQSPLQLILPTITSVISLIVNSPLVSTQNKTAVNQALSELRSETFGAQNLTLAIVPRSSTQYGVAISQGLLPILTTTLKNRIQNLLTIVQALPLIGTVLGTLLSPFVTALSQFITSLNSPTSDNSKNLVAASILGNTSVSLSFLLSSPKLTQDLTANFKGGFIQTDQSTIQLGPTTGTTPVYFSAGALTWQTTSLPTHLNFGQHLIQTQQDEHLVATNNNQVTTGSISITDTRTVVKNWQIKVQQLSPWQNGTNQLTSQLQISTADLTTTFPITGITSTANQMVPLSIGTQQTLLKLNGVTDPGQVQLAINQFSLAVPKESLKTKGTYQTMVEWLLSDTP, from the coding sequence ATGCTTCACAAAAAAAGAAAACAGATTCAACAAGTAATCTTTCTGTTATTGACACTTCTGTCAGTCCTTGCACAAACAAATGTTGTTCAAGCAGTTTCGTTAAATTTATTTGGTACGACTACCGCAACTAATAACAGTCAAACCAGTCCAAATGCGCCTTTTTTAAACCGAGTAAATGTCCCTGTCACTTTTCTCATTGAAGGAAAAAATGGCATCAGCGCTGGTGTTATCACAACTGGCGATAAATATGCCATTTTAGAAGCACCGACTGAAATGGTCGGGTATATCCAACCTAATGGGAATGCGACTGTTCAAACTACTGTTACTGTGCCACTTAGTCAGTCCCCTTTACAATTGATTTTGCCGACCATAACCTCTGTGATTTCGTTGATCGTCAACTCACCTTTAGTTTCCACACAAAATAAAACAGCGGTTAATCAGGCATTGTCAGAATTACGTTCGGAAACTTTTGGTGCCCAGAATCTTACTCTAGCTATCGTCCCACGCTCAAGCACTCAGTATGGCGTAGCGATTAGTCAAGGGCTATTACCCATCCTGACAACGACATTAAAAAATCGGATTCAAAATTTATTAACGATCGTCCAAGCTTTACCGCTGATTGGTACTGTTTTAGGAACATTATTGTCCCCCTTTGTCACAGCTTTGTCTCAATTTATTACGAGTTTAAATTCACCAACTTCTGATAATAGTAAAAATTTGGTTGCTGCTTCGATTTTAGGTAATACGAGTGTTTCGCTATCATTTCTTTTATCTTCGCCCAAATTGACCCAAGATCTAACAGCTAATTTTAAGGGCGGTTTTATTCAAACAGATCAGTCGACGATTCAGTTAGGACCTACTACTGGTACAACACCTGTTTATTTTTCAGCTGGAGCACTCACTTGGCAGACCACAAGCTTGCCGACTCACTTGAACTTTGGTCAGCACTTGATCCAGACCCAACAGGATGAGCACTTAGTAGCCACCAATAACAATCAAGTAACTACCGGATCGATTTCGATTACTGATACACGGACAGTTGTAAAAAATTGGCAAATAAAAGTCCAACAACTTAGTCCTTGGCAAAACGGAACCAATCAATTAACGTCCCAATTACAAATCTCAACAGCAGATTTAACAACTACCTTTCCTATCACTGGGATCACAAGTACTGCTAATCAAATGGTCCCTCTATCTATAGGTACGCAACAAACATTACTCAAATTAAATGGTGTAACTGATCCTGGTCAAGTCCAATTGGCAATCAATCAGTTCTCATTAGCGGTTCCCAAAGAAAGTCTGAAAACAAAGGGAACCTACCAAACAATGGTGGAATGGCTCTTATCGGATACACCGTAA
- a CDS encoding WxL domain-containing protein yields MKKKTLSFFVLGISLFSSSLVFADSQTQGEVAYVEGALEFDYAGGIPTNLDFGDHPLQTAAAENWIATATGEQTGSTPTTGTVAVRDNRGNPAATWTVKLSQTDQFKTADDVELSGAQLNLSFGALTNNLGLAPTSAYENDELAIQVFNQDATILDATAGQNSGDTALAINQFSLSVPANTNKVAEQYTTILNWTFSFSPTN; encoded by the coding sequence ATGAAAAAGAAAACGTTATCTTTTTTTGTCTTGGGGATCAGCTTGTTTTCAAGTTCTCTCGTTTTTGCTGATTCACAAACCCAAGGAGAAGTGGCCTATGTGGAAGGCGCACTTGAATTTGACTATGCTGGCGGTATACCAACTAATTTAGACTTTGGGGATCATCCCTTGCAAACTGCAGCTGCTGAAAACTGGATTGCTACTGCTACAGGTGAACAAACCGGCTCTACACCTACTACTGGAACCGTAGCTGTTCGAGACAACCGAGGAAATCCTGCAGCTACATGGACAGTTAAGTTATCTCAAACTGACCAGTTCAAAACAGCGGATGATGTTGAGCTATCAGGTGCACAGCTCAATTTATCTTTTGGCGCACTTACAAATAACTTAGGATTAGCCCCTACCAGTGCCTATGAAAACGATGAATTAGCGATCCAAGTATTCAATCAAGATGCTACGATTTTAGATGCAACCGCAGGTCAAAACTCGGGTGATACTGCACTAGCGATCAATCAATTCAGCTTATCTGTTCCAGCGAATACAAATAAAGTAGCCGAACAATATACTACTATATTAAATTGGACTTTCTCATTCAGTCCAACCAACTAA
- a CDS encoding DUF916 and DUF3324 domain-containing protein, with amino-acid sequence MIVKKWFWILPFFFLLMGNLNIYGESLQSFDAQIQVNESTPSTNDNYFDLQLKPGQESTLNVLVTNLKETEITIIPSFNRAKTNQLGVVEYSGRNQDRPNNLPIDIEKIVSVDKQKFTLAGHEQKKIPLTIKMPEKDFDGVIAGGLYLQEEPKKDIQGNIQHVFSREIAVLLKTQLNKIQPNLELKKAAPTQINQRNAIKATLENTNAAYLSSARIHYEIKKEQQQTPVLTGTQPISFAPNSGTDYLIFLEGKEFEPGTYQLMTNVKNKEINWQQKINFTISQKTAATYNEQNISTTKDEPQNNWLLWLAGGIIFALVLIIVFLLYIVKKKKR; translated from the coding sequence ATGATCGTGAAAAAGTGGTTTTGGATACTACCCTTCTTCTTTCTACTGATGGGAAATCTTAACATCTACGGCGAATCCTTACAAAGTTTTGATGCACAAATACAAGTCAATGAATCAACACCATCAACAAACGACAATTATTTTGATCTACAACTAAAACCTGGACAGGAATCGACTTTGAATGTCTTAGTCACGAATCTAAAAGAAACTGAGATCACGATCATTCCGTCCTTTAATCGTGCAAAGACCAATCAACTAGGCGTTGTTGAATATTCTGGTAGAAATCAAGATCGTCCTAATAATTTGCCCATCGATATCGAGAAAATTGTTTCTGTTGATAAGCAAAAGTTTACTCTTGCGGGACATGAACAAAAAAAGATTCCTTTAACCATCAAAATGCCAGAAAAAGATTTTGATGGAGTAATTGCGGGTGGGCTCTATCTCCAAGAAGAACCAAAAAAAGATATACAAGGAAATATCCAACATGTCTTTTCTCGGGAGATTGCTGTCTTACTTAAAACACAACTAAACAAAATCCAACCGAACTTAGAACTAAAAAAAGCAGCACCTACCCAAATCAACCAGAGAAATGCCATCAAAGCAACTTTGGAAAATACTAATGCTGCTTATCTATCTAGTGCTCGTATACACTATGAGATCAAAAAAGAACAACAACAAACCCCAGTACTAACTGGGACTCAACCCATTTCGTTCGCCCCTAACAGCGGCACGGACTATTTGATTTTTTTAGAAGGAAAAGAATTCGAACCAGGAACCTATCAGCTAATGACGAATGTCAAAAACAAGGAAATCAATTGGCAGCAAAAGATAAATTTTACTATTTCGCAAAAAACAGCTGCAACTTATAATGAACAAAATATATCTACTACAAAGGATGAGCCGCAAAACAATTGGCTCCTTTGGCTAGCTGGAGGTATTATTTTCGCTCTCGTCCTCATTATTGTCTTTTTACTGTATATTGTAAAAAAGAAAAAACGATAA
- a CDS encoding PTS glucitol/sorbitol transporter subunit IIA yields the protein MHTTKIVEVGSLVEEFAAEYLMILFGQQVPPELKDICVVHDNHETAKNVIKTGDILTIGNQEYEIKEVGSEANHNFETLGHISIYFRTGENEVLPGAIVVEPQIFPEFAIGDTIRFGEPQ from the coding sequence ATGCACACAACAAAGATTGTTGAGGTTGGTTCTTTAGTGGAAGAATTTGCGGCAGAGTACTTAATGATTCTTTTCGGACAACAGGTACCACCTGAATTAAAAGACATCTGTGTGGTCCATGACAATCATGAAACGGCTAAAAATGTCATCAAAACAGGGGATATACTGACCATCGGCAACCAAGAATATGAAATCAAAGAAGTTGGCAGTGAAGCCAATCATAACTTTGAAACCCTCGGTCATATCTCCATTTATTTCCGCACAGGAGAAAACGAAGTCTTGCCAGGAGCAATCGTTGTAGAGCCTCAAATCTTTCCAGAGTTTGCGATTGGGGATACCATCCGATTTGGAGAACCACAATAA
- a CDS encoding NAD(P)H-dependent oxidoreductase gives MTLYGELQLREKTGNPIKVGVIGAGQMGRGMIAQIASIPGMIVTGISDLSLDYAQKAKEAYLASAKVKNDVLISTDAKEIIHSDWNEVIVDATGVPEAGAKIALEALLAKKHLVLLNVEIDITIGPLMHKLYDSAGLIYTGSDGDEPEATTELFEFASSMGMEVLVAGKGKNNQLNISANPATAEKEAQKKQMAPHMLAAFQDGTKTMAEMNLLSNAIGYIPDKVGMHGLKGDLDSVITSLDLKENGGVLSQFGVVEYVDGLAPGVFVIVKGQNSEVAEEMNYLMKKGERDHHILYRPYHLASLETPITIAKAVLQQDHAIVPLGAPISETVAVAKKDIQPGDHLDGIGGFCVRGVLETHEEMKREGHIPIGLISGEVVAKRFIRAGSFLTEDDVELDASTTVWQLRHLQDTTLS, from the coding sequence ATGACTTTATATGGTGAATTACAATTAAGAGAAAAAACAGGAAATCCAATCAAAGTGGGTGTAATTGGTGCAGGACAAATGGGCAGGGGAATGATTGCACAAATAGCGTCAATTCCAGGGATGATCGTAACAGGGATCAGTGACTTGTCCCTTGATTATGCACAAAAAGCGAAAGAAGCGTATCTAGCTTCGGCAAAAGTTAAAAATGATGTCCTTATTTCAACAGATGCTAAAGAAATTATTCACTCTGATTGGAATGAAGTAATCGTAGATGCTACTGGTGTACCTGAAGCAGGAGCAAAAATTGCGCTTGAAGCGTTATTAGCAAAAAAACATCTTGTCTTATTAAATGTTGAAATCGATATCACTATTGGACCTTTGATGCATAAACTCTATGATTCAGCAGGGTTGATCTATACAGGATCAGATGGCGATGAACCTGAAGCAACCACCGAATTATTTGAATTTGCTTCGTCTATGGGGATGGAAGTCTTAGTTGCGGGAAAAGGCAAAAATAATCAATTGAATATTTCCGCAAATCCGGCAACTGCTGAAAAAGAAGCTCAGAAAAAACAAATGGCTCCTCACATGCTAGCTGCTTTCCAAGATGGAACAAAAACAATGGCTGAAATGAATCTTTTATCAAATGCGATTGGCTATATCCCTGACAAGGTAGGTATGCATGGTTTGAAAGGGGATCTAGATTCTGTCATTACTTCGTTAGATTTAAAAGAAAATGGTGGTGTCTTATCTCAATTTGGTGTAGTGGAATATGTGGATGGTTTAGCGCCAGGCGTCTTTGTTATCGTTAAGGGGCAAAATAGCGAAGTAGCTGAAGAAATGAATTACTTGATGAAGAAAGGGGAACGGGATCATCATATCTTATATCGCCCGTATCATTTAGCAAGTTTAGAAACACCAATTACGATTGCAAAAGCTGTCTTACAACAAGATCATGCCATTGTTCCATTAGGCGCCCCAATTTCAGAAACCGTTGCGGTAGCGAAAAAAGATATTCAACCTGGGGATCATTTAGATGGAATCGGTGGTTTTTGTGTCCGAGGAGTACTTGAGACCCACGAAGAAATGAAGCGAGAGGGACATATCCCGATCGGACTGATCTCTGGAGAAGTAGTAGCAAAACGTTTTATACGGGCGGGTTCTTTCTTAACTGAAGATGACGTTGAACTAGATGCCAGTACCACTGTTTGGCAGTTACGTCATTTACAAGATACGACGTTATCATAG
- a CDS encoding 2-hydroxyacid dehydrogenase produces the protein MIKCLAIADLFIDREMMEEGLKDLATKGISVDIKEWRHSDLDSLQKGNIKIEKHGCDAVELPEYLLENIEEYQWIITQFAPIGKKVIERAENLELVGVLRAGTENVAVSYAEEKGIAVYNTPGRSKTSVSEFTVGLILTEIRNIARGNQKLREHQWQKYYPNGLLAPELKESTIGLIGYGEIGQRVAHLLRPFGCNILFFDDYFDGTSPDTQVSLEELVEKADIFSMHYRLTPQTKHMINESHFKKMKPSAVFINSARAGLVNEQDLIQALRNKEIMGAAVDVFEQEPLPADHPYLTLDNLTITPHIAGSTIGNFANSPKILVNRIFREYL, from the coding sequence ATGATCAAATGTTTAGCAATCGCAGATTTATTTATTGATCGAGAAATGATGGAAGAAGGCTTAAAAGATTTAGCGACAAAAGGAATTTCTGTAGACATCAAAGAATGGCGGCATTCTGATTTAGATAGTCTGCAAAAAGGTAATATCAAGATTGAAAAACATGGGTGTGATGCAGTCGAATTACCAGAGTATCTCTTAGAAAATATTGAAGAGTATCAGTGGATCATTACTCAATTTGCACCGATTGGTAAAAAAGTGATCGAACGGGCGGAAAATTTGGAATTAGTTGGCGTACTGCGAGCAGGTACAGAAAATGTCGCTGTTAGCTATGCCGAAGAAAAAGGAATTGCTGTTTATAATACTCCTGGCAGAAGTAAGACTAGTGTGTCGGAATTTACTGTTGGTTTGATTTTGACAGAAATTCGAAATATCGCACGAGGAAATCAAAAATTAAGAGAGCATCAGTGGCAAAAGTACTATCCTAATGGGCTATTAGCACCTGAATTAAAAGAGTCAACGATTGGGTTAATTGGTTATGGCGAAATTGGCCAACGAGTTGCTCATTTGTTGCGACCTTTTGGATGTAACATTCTTTTCTTTGATGATTATTTTGATGGTACGTCCCCTGATACTCAAGTTAGCTTAGAGGAACTGGTGGAAAAAGCAGATATCTTTTCGATGCATTATCGATTGACTCCTCAAACAAAACATATGATCAATGAGTCGCATTTCAAGAAAATGAAACCTTCTGCTGTTTTCATCAATAGTGCCCGTGCTGGATTAGTCAATGAACAAGATTTGATTCAAGCATTAAGAAACAAAGAGATTATGGGAGCGGCAGTGGATGTTTTTGAACAGGAACCATTACCCGCAGACCATCCTTATCTAACATTAGATAATCTCACGATCACTCCTCATATTGCGGGCTCGACAATTGGTAATTTTGCCAATTCGCCTAAAATATTAGTGAACCGAATCTTTAGAGAATATTTATAA
- a CDS encoding zinc-binding dehydrogenase has translation MQPKNITFGYLAEKKNAKIKEIPMPELAEDELLVKQEACNICTTDYQQWLGLREHQGYPMAGGHECSGIVIAKGKAVGDTYQIGDRVSVLYDYCGYCDECKFGEITNCENKRQFGKNYSKEFYGIFGFANYFVRKAKSFVKMRPTLSASEAAFVEPLSSVVQNMKKLRIVPGKETIVIIGGGTMGLLNGLTARAMGARVIISEVMPKKLALIKELGFEAIDASQNDPVQKVKELTNGRGADSVIVAVGSTLAMNQSLEMVKEKDGKISIYAAGYPAPEMAIQPNTIHYMRLEVIGTYASTLEDFYDAATLLNEGRVDVSKLIETKIPLMDIQKAFEIASTPGSYRVSVVLNEEGNKE, from the coding sequence ATGCAACCTAAAAACATAACGTTTGGCTATTTAGCTGAGAAGAAGAATGCAAAGATCAAGGAAATACCGATGCCTGAATTGGCAGAAGATGAATTGTTAGTAAAACAAGAAGCTTGTAACATTTGTACAACTGACTATCAACAATGGTTAGGACTTAGAGAACATCAAGGCTATCCTATGGCTGGCGGACATGAATGTTCAGGAATTGTCATAGCAAAAGGCAAAGCTGTCGGCGATACCTACCAGATCGGCGATCGAGTCAGTGTACTTTATGATTATTGTGGTTACTGTGATGAGTGTAAATTTGGTGAAATTACGAATTGTGAAAACAAACGGCAATTTGGAAAGAATTATTCAAAAGAGTTTTATGGGATTTTTGGATTTGCGAATTATTTTGTTCGTAAAGCCAAGAGCTTCGTCAAGATGAGACCAACTTTATCTGCCTCAGAAGCTGCTTTTGTCGAACCCTTATCCTCCGTCGTTCAAAATATGAAAAAATTACGAATAGTGCCTGGGAAAGAAACGATCGTGATCATCGGTGGAGGAACAATGGGACTTCTTAATGGACTAACAGCACGAGCAATGGGCGCAAGGGTCATTATTTCTGAGGTCATGCCTAAAAAGTTAGCTCTGATCAAGGAATTAGGGTTTGAAGCGATTGATGCAAGTCAAAACGATCCAGTCCAAAAAGTCAAAGAACTCACAAATGGGAGAGGGGCTGACAGCGTCATTGTCGCAGTTGGATCAACTTTGGCGATGAATCAATCCCTTGAGATGGTGAAAGAAAAAGATGGGAAAATCTCGATTTATGCTGCGGGTTATCCTGCGCCTGAAATGGCTATCCAGCCAAATACGATTCATTATATGCGTCTCGAAGTGATCGGTACGTATGCTTCCACATTAGAAGATTTTTATGACGCAGCTACACTCCTAAATGAAGGGCGTGTCGATGTATCAAAATTGATCGAAACCAAAATTCCATTAATGGATATTCAAAAAGCATTCGAGATCGCTAGTACCCCAGGAAGCTACCGGGTATCAGTTGTATTAAATGAGGAGGGGAATAAAGAATGA
- the srlE gene encoding PTS glucitol/sorbitol transporter subunit IIB produces the protein MEAKKLIIHKGNGGWGGPLTIPLNDERKKYVISVTGGGIHPVAEKIAELAGVTAVDAFKNPVEKEETLCAVIDCGGTARCGTYPRMKIPTINVKLQAPSGPLAKFMTEDIFVSGTTITNIEIISESEAAQVHNKEDKNEKTSNINTNKPETTTEITKETTEKKNHSNKKGGIFGLIDTIGRGAGSFINIMYQAGRETIDTVLTNIIPFMAFVATLIGIINYTGIGDIIAKFLSPLGGSLLGLVLLGAITSLPFLSPLLAPGAVIASVIGLLIGTEIANGTIPPHYALPALFAINSQVGCDFAPVGMTLGEAKPETISNGVPAVLFSRILTGPIAVIIAYAFSIGL, from the coding sequence ATGGAAGCGAAAAAACTAATTATCCATAAAGGAAATGGAGGCTGGGGAGGACCATTAACCATTCCGTTAAATGATGAACGTAAGAAGTACGTTATCAGTGTAACCGGTGGTGGTATTCATCCCGTCGCTGAAAAGATTGCGGAATTAGCTGGGGTAACAGCGGTTGATGCATTTAAAAATCCAGTGGAAAAAGAAGAAACCTTGTGTGCAGTCATTGATTGTGGCGGAACAGCACGCTGTGGAACGTATCCAAGAATGAAGATCCCAACAATCAACGTAAAATTGCAAGCGCCTTCTGGGCCGTTGGCGAAATTTATGACAGAAGATATTTTTGTTTCAGGAACAACGATTACAAACATAGAAATTATTAGTGAAAGCGAAGCTGCACAAGTACATAATAAAGAAGATAAGAATGAAAAAACATCAAATATCAACACAAATAAACCGGAAACAACTACAGAAATAACAAAAGAAACCACTGAAAAGAAAAATCATAGCAATAAAAAAGGTGGGATTTTTGGCTTGATCGATACCATCGGACGTGGTGCGGGGAGCTTTATCAATATCATGTATCAAGCAGGGCGTGAAACGATCGATACCGTGCTAACAAATATTATTCCATTTATGGCTTTTGTTGCAACTTTGATTGGTATTATCAACTATACAGGAATTGGGGATATTATTGCGAAGTTTTTGTCACCTTTAGGCGGTAGCTTACTTGGCTTAGTTCTATTAGGTGCTATTACTAGTTTGCCGTTTTTATCTCCTTTATTAGCACCAGGGGCGGTGATTGCTTCGGTGATTGGTTTATTGATCGGAACAGAGATCGCTAATGGTACAATCCCGCCACATTACGCTCTACCAGCACTGTTTGCTATCAATTCACAAGTTGGCTGTGATTTTGCACCCGTAGGAATGACTTTGGGAGAAGCAAAACCAGAAACGATTTCTAATGGTGTGCCAGCTGTGTTGTTTTCGCGAATTTTAACTGGGCCGATCGCAGTTATCATTGCGTATGCCTTTTCAATTGGATTATAG
- the srlA gene encoding PTS glucitol/sorbitol transporter subunit IIC has protein sequence MNFLVKLSDGFMGMFQAGADTFVGFLTTIVPLLISLILFVNALIKIIGEKRVFGFMQRCTKFTLLRYTLIPFLACFFLTNPMCYTFGRFLKEEHKAAYYDATVSMLHPIVGLFPHANSAELFVYLGVAAGFGKVGNQSELGLRYLLAAFMIILVRGIITEKIARFLTQREAKKTTEA, from the coding sequence TTGAATTTTCTGGTGAAGTTGTCAGATGGCTTTATGGGAATGTTTCAAGCTGGAGCAGATACTTTTGTTGGATTTTTAACGACGATCGTTCCGCTGTTGATTTCTTTGATTCTTTTTGTAAACGCTCTAATAAAAATTATCGGAGAAAAAAGAGTATTTGGATTCATGCAACGATGTACGAAATTCACGTTATTACGTTATACATTGATTCCGTTTTTAGCGTGTTTCTTTTTAACAAATCCAATGTGTTATACATTTGGACGATTTTTAAAAGAAGAACACAAGGCAGCTTACTATGATGCAACGGTGTCAATGCTTCATCCCATCGTGGGATTATTTCCTCATGCAAATTCAGCTGAACTATTTGTTTATCTTGGTGTAGCAGCTGGCTTTGGTAAAGTGGGAAATCAAAGTGAATTAGGTCTAAGGTATTTATTGGCTGCTTTTATGATTATCTTAGTACGAGGAATCATTACAGAAAAAATTGCTCGTTTCTTAACACAAAGAGAAGCAAAAAAAACAACAGAGGCATAG
- a CDS encoding sugar-binding transcriptional regulator — MSKSEERNMVKVATLYYKEGLTQAQIAKKMGVSRSLISKWLIDARKAGFIEFFINSENIYAIELETELEKKFALSFVKVVDTTNLSYPEIEKMVGQIAAISLKDKIAAAKTIGISWGKSIKSLVTQFPFENYPDTTFIPLIGGMGYDHFDIHSNQLCHEFARKTRGSSKYLYTPALVSNEIIRQEFEGNIYIDKILSEAKKVELALVGISSPDHFNTMEEIGYTNKKEMAQLRGIGAVGDINSRFYDKDGQEVNHPINKHVVGLSLEELKAIPETIAIAYDDAKWQGIYYACKNQLVDSIITTDTIADHLIHMDI, encoded by the coding sequence ATGAGTAAGTCTGAAGAAAGAAACATGGTGAAAGTAGCAACTTTATATTATAAAGAAGGTCTGACACAAGCACAGATTGCTAAGAAAATGGGAGTCTCTCGTTCACTCATTTCTAAATGGTTAATTGATGCTCGAAAAGCAGGTTTCATTGAATTTTTTATTAATAGTGAAAATATCTATGCCATTGAATTAGAAACCGAACTAGAGAAAAAATTTGCCTTATCTTTTGTTAAAGTGGTGGACACAACGAATCTATCTTATCCAGAAATCGAGAAAATGGTTGGACAAATTGCAGCAATTTCTTTAAAAGATAAGATTGCAGCTGCGAAAACAATCGGGATTTCATGGGGAAAGTCAATCAAAAGCTTAGTTACTCAATTTCCATTTGAGAATTATCCTGATACAACATTCATTCCATTAATTGGCGGCATGGGATATGATCATTTTGATATCCACTCCAATCAACTTTGCCATGAATTTGCTCGAAAGACGCGTGGTTCTTCAAAATATCTTTACACTCCAGCACTGGTTTCTAATGAGATAATCCGTCAAGAATTTGAAGGTAATATCTACATTGATAAAATTCTCTCTGAAGCCAAAAAAGTCGAATTAGCACTTGTCGGTATCTCCTCCCCTGATCATTTCAACACGATGGAAGAAATCGGGTATACTAATAAAAAAGAAATGGCACAATTAAGAGGGATTGGTGCAGTTGGGGACATCAACTCCCGTTTTTATGATAAAGATGGGCAAGAAGTAAATCATCCAATCAATAAGCATGTGGTTGGCCTAAGTCTTGAAGAGCTTAAAGCGATTCCTGAAACCATCGCTATTGCTTATGATGATGCGAAATGGCAAGGAATCTATTATGCTTGTAAAAATCAACTGGTTGACTCCATCATTACTACCGACACCATTGCGGATCACTTGATTCATATGGATATTTAG
- the thiD gene encoding bifunctional hydroxymethylpyrimidine kinase/phosphomethylpyrimidine kinase, whose translation MKKVLSIAGSDCSGGAGIQADLKTFSAHRVYGMSVITSVVAENTVRVLTYQDISPQIIKDQMDAVFEDIFPDAVKIGMLSSQETMLAVTESLKKWQPQNIVLDPVMYAKNGNALMEPTAIDTLIQTVLPLANLITPNIPEAEKIAQCTISSIADMEQVGRTIYENSGTAVLIKGGHKSGEATDVLFDGKKVYHFTAERIETKNTHGTGCTLSSAIASELALGKSLEQAVCEAKKYVTLAIQHSLAIGQGHGPTNHFYSLYQNTVEEE comes from the coding sequence ATGAAAAAAGTGCTTAGTATTGCAGGATCAGATTGTAGTGGTGGTGCGGGTATACAAGCCGATTTAAAGACTTTTTCTGCTCATCGAGTGTATGGAATGTCGGTTATCACCTCAGTCGTAGCTGAAAATACGGTTCGTGTATTGACCTACCAAGATATTTCCCCTCAAATCATCAAAGATCAAATGGATGCGGTTTTTGAAGACATTTTTCCCGACGCTGTAAAAATTGGGATGCTTTCTAGCCAAGAAACAATGCTTGCAGTGACCGAAAGTTTAAAAAAATGGCAACCACAAAATATTGTTTTAGACCCAGTGATGTACGCTAAAAACGGCAATGCGTTGATGGAGCCAACTGCGATTGATACACTGATCCAGACAGTTCTTCCCTTAGCTAACTTGATTACACCTAATATCCCAGAAGCAGAAAAAATTGCACAATGTACGATCTCATCAATAGCAGATATGGAACAAGTCGGACGAACCATCTACGAAAATAGTGGAACAGCTGTTTTAATCAAAGGTGGGCATAAATCTGGTGAAGCTACCGATGTGCTCTTTGATGGAAAGAAAGTCTATCATTTTACTGCTGAACGAATCGAAACCAAAAATACTCATGGGACAGGGTGTACGTTATCTTCTGCTATTGCTTCTGAATTAGCTCTAGGAAAATCCTTAGAGCAGGCTGTCTGTGAAGCAAAGAAATACGTTACACTTGCAATCCAACATTCGTTGGCGATCGGTCAAGGACATGGTCCTACGAATCATTTCTACTCGCTTTACCAAAATACCGTTGAAGAGGAGTAA